In a genomic window of Wyeomyia smithii strain HCP4-BCI-WySm-NY-G18 chromosome 1, ASM2978416v1, whole genome shotgun sequence:
- the LOC129717090 gene encoding uncharacterized protein K02A2.6-like translates to MCVEFELKKLSEEQFKCLIFVCGIKSECDAEVRTRLLTKIEDCADVTLGALMEECQRLINLKNDTAMIEASASGPKVQAVKSSLSYRKQFKKPNEQRCPQPSQGNHKNRPATPCWKCGAMHYSKFCGFRNHKCADCHQVGHKEGYCSSARRSLKSVKHRNGNLSIQTVTLAVSSIQCKRRYVWVKINDVPVRLQLDTASDITIISEQVWMQIGHPAANPTTQTAKSASGEKLDLLYEFIGKVSLNGCTQNGRVFVSGNSLNLLGIDLIDKFNLWSLPMDKFCNKIESAAQDISALKRVYPELFSNKLGLCTKTKIVLSLKDASKPVFRPRRPVAYAMQAIVDEELDRLERLNIISPLQYSEWAAPIVVVRKANGTIRICGDYSTGLNDQLQSHQYPLPQDIFSKLAGCTVFSQIDLSDAFLQMEVDEECRKLLTINTHRGLYQYNRLPPGVKTAPGAFQQMIDTMLAGLSNTSGYLDDVIVGGRDENEHSRNLHAVLHRIQEYGFTIRLEKCAFGQHKIRYLGHMLDRQGLRPDPNKIQAIEDMPAPKDLTGARSFLGALNYYGKFVPNMRTLRYPLDELLKSSTSTFKWTPACQSAFEKFKAILSSELLLTHYDPMQEIVVSADASSIGVGATISHKFADGQMKAEPQSWPKSTAPWQRIHIDYAGPLDGEYYLIVVDSNTKWPEIFPTKLITTKVTLSLLQDLFANKGIPEILVSDNGTRFKSWEFEEFCCQNGIRHITTAPFHPQSNGQAERFVDTFKRAIRKIQEGKGTIKQALNTFLLTYRTTPNPNVPDGKSPAEAMYGRSIRTSLELLRPPRRSVPQPVSESPALRTFNKEDKVFAKVYASNKWTWVSGVIM, encoded by the exons ATGTGTGTTGAATTCGAGCTTAAAAAGCTTTCAGAAGAACAATTCAAATGCCTAATATTTGTGTGTGGAATAAAGTCCGAGTGTGACGCCGAAGTGCGAACAAGACTGCTAACAAAAATTGAAGACTGTGCCGACGTCACACTTGGAGCTTTGATGGAAGAGTGTCAGCGTTTGATTAACCTAAAAAACGATACTGCAATGATAGAAGCCAGTGCTAGTGGACCAAAAGTACAAGCAGTGAAAAGCAGTCTTAGTTATCGGAAGCAATTTAAAAAGCCGAATGAACAAAGGTGTCCCCAGCCGTCTCAAGGGAACCACAAGAACAGGCCAGCTACTCCATGCTGGAAGTGTGGTGCCATGCACTATTCGAAGTTCTGCGGATTTCGGAACCACAAATGTGCCGATTGTCATCAGGTGGGTCATAAGGAAGGGTATTGCTCAAGCGCCCGACGTTCCCTCAAATCGGTCAAACATCGGAATGGGAATTTGTCTATTCAAACCGTTACGCTAGCTGTTAGTAGTATACAGTGCAAGCGACGATATGTGTGGGTCAAAATAAATGACGTGCCTGTTCGTCTGCAGCTAGACACAGCATCAGATATTACGATAATTTCTGAACAAGTGTGGATGCAGATTGGCCATCCGGCAGCAAATCCCACCACACAAACAGCCAAATCTGCATCTGGTGAGAAGCTAGACCTGTTATACGAATTTATTGGTAAAGTTTCATTAAATGGATGCACCCAAAATGGCCGTGTATTCGTGTCGGGAAATTCACTTAATCTTCTGGGTATCGATTTAATCGATAAATTCAATCTGTGGTCACTGCCTATGGAcaaattttgtaataaaatagaAAGTGCTGCTCAGGATATAAGTGCTTTGAAACGGGTGTACCCTGAGCTTTTCAGCAATAAGCTCGGGCTttgcacaaaaacaaaaattgtgctGTCTTTGAAGGATGCAAGCAAACCTGTTTTCCGACCCAGGAGACCTGTAGCATACGCAATGCAAGCTATAGTTGACGAAGAGCTTGACCGTTTGGAacggttgaatattatttcacCTCTGCAGTACTCAGAGTGGGCTGCACCGATAGTTGTTGTACGAAAGGCAAACGGCACTATCCGTATATGCGGTGATTACTCAACTGGGCTCAATGATCAGCTTCAGTCACATCAGTACCCGCTTCCGCAGGACATTTTCTCAAAATTAGCAGGTTGTACTGTCTTCAGCCAAATTGATTTATCCGATGCATTCTTGCAGATGGAGGTAGATGAGGAATGTCGGAAGTTGTTAACCATCAACACGCACCGGGGACTGTATCAATACAATAGGCTCCCTCCTGGCGTGAAGACAGCTCCAGGCGCCTTCCAGCAGATGATCGACACTATGCTGGCCGGTCTATCGAATACGTCGGGATATTTAGATGACGTGATTGTTGGTGGTAGAGATGAAAACGAACATTCACGTAACTTGCACGCAGTACTGCACCGAATTCAAGAGTACGGATTCACTATTCGCCTAGAAAAGTGTGCATTCGGACAGCATAAAATCCGATACCTAGGGCATATGCTAGATCGCCAAGGCCTTCGGCCAGATCCAAATAAGATCCAAGCTATTGAAGATATGCCTGCTCCCAAGGACCTCACAGGTGCTCGCTCTTTCCTCGGAGCATTGAACTATTACGGTAAGTTCGTGCCGAATATGAGAACACTGCGCTACCCTTTGGATGAACTTTTAAAATCCAGCACATCTACATTCAAGTGGACACCAGCATGCCAGAgtgcatttgaaaaatttaaagcaATTTTGTCGTCAGAGCTCTTACTGACACACTACGATCCGATGCAGGAGATAGTTGTTTCGGCTGATGCTTCGTCGATCGGTGTTGGAGCAACAATTAGCCATAAGTTCGCAGATGGCCAAATGAAG GCAGAGCCACAATCATGGCCCAAATCGACAGCTCCCTGGCAAAGGATTCACATCGACTATGCCGGTCCTTTGGATGGAGAATACTACTTAATCGTTGTTGATTCAAACACTAAATGGCCGGAAATTTTCCCAACGAAACTGATAACAACGAAGGTAACACTCAGCTTGCTTCAAGAtttattcgccaacaaaggaatACCAGAGATTCTTGTGTCGGACAACGGCACGCGGTTCAAAAGTTGGGAATTTGAGGAATTTTGTTGCCAGAACGGCATCAGGCACATAACGACAGCACCTTTCCACCCACAATCGAATGGCCAGGCCGAACGGTTCGTGGATACATTCAAACGAGCCATCCGAAAAATCCAGGAAGGGAAAGGTACGATCAAGCAGGCTTTAAATACGTTTCTTCTCACTTACCGAACAACTCCGAATCCAAATGTGCCAGATGGCAAGTCACCAGCAGAAGCTATGTACGGCAGATCGATAAGAACTTCACTCGAATTGCTGCGACCGCCCCGTAGATCAGTACCACAACCAGTGTCAGAATCGCCTGCCTTGCGAACCTTTAATAAGGAAGATAAGGTTTTCGCTAAAGTGTATGCGAGTAATAAGTGGACTTGGGTGTCCGGAGTCATAATGTAA